A stretch of the Ischnura elegans chromosome 5, ioIscEleg1.1, whole genome shotgun sequence genome encodes the following:
- the LOC124159424 gene encoding 39S ribosomal protein L50, mitochondrial, translated as MAALLKHGIHIRSHLKLPSVALSLMRRECSNVISSDDLPSQPKLKDNAVSLSFKGFLRSHTPYSPPEDVENQLHRIGNKYFGSKVSGDIRFDNAAEKFKVLAECNKVFKHCVPNSELHSMVTFGDVIGFYLTPVVTTTPLDEMKTMKLPPNLHVQHDYVRFQPDTDVMFGGISAFPKSSTIVTGLKYRKKYKGYKAKTSWP; from the exons ATGGCTGCGCTCTTGAAGCATGGGATTCACATACGTTCTCATCTCAAGTTACCAAGTGTTGCCCTGTCGTTAATG AGGCGTGAGTGTAGTAATGTAATATCTTCCGATGACCTGCCCTCACAACCTAAGCTTAAAGATAATGCtgtgtcgttgtcattcaaagg TTTTTTAAGGTCTCATACGCCGTACAGTCCCCCGGAAGATGTGGAGAACCAACTGCATCGTATTGGAAATAAGTATTTTGGTTCGAAAGTGAGCGGTGATATTAGATTCGACAATGCCGCAGAAAAATTCAAAGTACTTGCAGAATGTAACAAAGTATTTAAACACTGTGTGCCTAATTCAGAATTACATAGTATGGTGACTTTCG GGGATGTCATTGGGTTTTACCTCACTCCTGTAGTGACAACCACACCTCTTGATGAAATGAAGACTATGAAGTTACCACCCAATTTACATGTTCAACACGATTACGTTCGTTTCCAACCAG ATACCGATGTAATGTTTGGAGGAATTAGCGCATTTCCAAAGAGTTCAACTATAGTCACAGGATTGAagtacaggaaaaaatataagggATATAAGGCCAAAACATCTTGGCCGTAA